ACAAATATATGATACACGGACTTTTCGTTTTATTATTGAGTATAaggatcccacactattaagagtGGATCATTGGGGTTCATGAAAGATTTGCTCTAACACGTAGTTCCTTGCAAATATTCTCCACTCACATCATTCACCGTCACAACATACACCACTCCCATCAATACACATGTGACATGCACATACATCTACAAAAGTGCCCTAGGAATAATGTTCACAACATACACATACACGGATACTTAGAAAATAAACTAGTTTCATTGACGCACCAGATGTCCGGTCCCTCATCCGGCATCAGATGTCCGATATCCATCTTACATCCGGCAAACCATCACAAAACCAAAATCAGTGGAAATTAACAAACTTCTGGTGGTTACTGGATGTCTGGTGGCTCACTAGGCCATGGGACGTCCAGTCACCACCAAATCTCCGGTATACCTATACAGAACATAAGCTACCAAATATTATTGGATTTCTGGTACTCACCGGATGTCTGGTGCACATTGTGCCACTTGATGTACAGTCACTATCGAATGTCTGGTATACCTTTATAGAAGAATACCCACCGAATTTTATCGGATATCTGGTACCCACCTGATGTCAAGTACTTGCCACGTGTGGGCTGGTGCATGTTAATGGGCTTATCCCAGACAAACGATGTGCATGTGTGTCCGgcccaggccccggggctcctgtcagtgtagtGAACTTTGGGCGTTGATACTCCTGACCATGCACCAGCAAGTTGCAGCCTCCATGCCCGGAAGGGCATGGCAGAGGACAAGTCCATCTCATCACATTCAAGGCATGGTAAATTAATACCATGAAGAAGACCTCGAGGCAGGTGACTGAGAAGTAACGGAGATCAAGACCAAGGCTTCCAGGAAGCTACCTTCCCCGATAAGGTATTTCCCCATGTTACCGGCAAGCCCAAGCTCCCTCCATCACTTTGCCCGCACCTACTTATCAGGACTCTGTCGACAGGTGGCGGGCGTGCAGGCGATTAGGTAGAGGCTGTCGAGGCACGTGGCAATCCACCGCCTGGAGAACAACTTTATTGACACCCGCGTGTCGCTTTGGGGCACCGGGTGTCCGATACATACCAGATGTCTGGCACTTTTAGCACTTGTTTATTTGCCCTCTTCACTACACCGTGCCCTTCTTCAGACATCGGATGCCCGGTACTTAAACTGCATAAATAGTTCCAACAACCACATTTTGGGGTTCCCTGTATATACCCCTTTCCCACTCCGAGAGGGGGTTGACCACTTCATTTCAAAACACCCAAGAACCCTAAAGTTCCCCCTCTCACTTTCCTTTACACCAAACCTTAGATCCTGGAGGTTTTTGTGAGAGTTCTCGATAGAAATTTCATCAAGTGATAGAGTCACTCCCTCTCACTCGTTGGATAAAAAaaatcgtgatttgagcaagtcccGAGCATTTCCTCCTTGATGTTATTACTCTTGGAGATTGGAGGCTCCTAGGTAGTAGGAGTTCTTCGGAGAGGAATGGTTAATTGTGATTACCCcaggaaagtttgtgaaggttttaAGACCACCTCAAGGTCTAACACTAGTGGTTGAAAATGGCCTTCCCAGTGATATCTCAAGGGGATAATAGGGTGAGCATTCATGGTAACATCGGCCCCTCCAATGGTGACTAGATTCCCTCCAAGGACGTGAACATCATGATACATACTTGTCTCTGGAGTTTTGGTtatcctaaccctaactctctaatTGTGGTTACTTCTCTCTTGgctttacttatatcatattgtgcttgctaaCATCTCTATTAGTTGTCGTTGTTGAACTACTACTAGAACTAGTATCCcctttgcaattgttaggctcgtCTTTATATTTTGTGTAATTGTCTAAAATTGCTAGGCAATAATTAAAATTTTTAATTGCACCTATTCACACCCCTCTCGGTCGATCTCGATCCTTTCATTGGGCTTGGAAGCTACTCAATAGACTTGAATTCAAGTCCCCCTTTGAGCACTTCTTTTGTTTTTGCTCCCCCACTTGGACTAATCGATATAAAACCAGGGTGAGTAAAAAATCTATGGACCGGTGCAGAAATGAAAATCGAAGAACTAGAATGCAATCGAGTTGGAaaaaataaattggtggaagtgAGACGACGATCGAACGAGAGTGGGACATCGATCGTACGAGGCGTTTTGGTCTGTCTTTAAAAATGAAACGTTCACCAGGTAGTACAATCCAATAGTAAAAGTAGGAATTTGCACGGGTGCAATCCGCGTTCATTTTTAACTGGACGCTCATCACCTACCCAACTTGATCCAAGATGCATGGGCCCACTTTGTTAAGAGGAAATATCGGTGTCTATAGAACAAATAGCAGTAGGCTGCTATTCATCGTGAATCCCACAAACTCCCAGCCGCTAGATTTAGAAGACTAACGATAAAGATTGATGTTTGAGTTCCATCAAAACTAATACGCTTTATAACAGTATAGATATAACCTGggaactggtggtggtggtgagttCATTTCGCACTCCACCCCAACTTATGTAGAACCCACCAGACCCATCCAGTTTGGAAGATTTAACTCTCCACTCCACCTCATTCTCCTTAGTCCCTATCCATATAGAACCCATCAGACTCCTTTGATTTGAGTTTACTCCCTACTCCATCCCAACCCCTCTTATCCATTTAGAACACATCATGCCCCTTAGGTTTCCCCATAAAACCGTAAATAATGCAGTTAGGAAGCTTTGATCCTCACACATGCCTCTACACCCATAACGATAAAACAAGCAGGTTGAGTAAGTATTTTGTAAGTATATGTCAGTGGGTAGTTCTTTTATCATGGCACAACCGAACGAGGCAACCCATCAAGTACAAATAATTCCTGTCATGGCTTCTCCCCAATATGCATCCACCAGTCGCCACTCTTTCCCAACCCCTCTCCACCGGCCGCCCCTTGTCCTAATCAATCTAGCTATGGTTTTGCCGCCACAAATCGGTGCTCGCAAATGCAGTGTTGCCTGCTTGCTTGAGTTTCTCTTTCCGGTGTTATAAGTGCATTGATTGTAATATATACTACTATCAAATTTATTTTAACTAATTTTGTGGTTTGTACTGCGGAAAGCATTATGCTAGTGCAGTTAATTTTAGGGTTTTCATAACCAGCAAACATTCTCTGGAAGGGCATGACACAACAAACTGTTTTATGACAGTTTACGTAGTCGTAAGTTTTTTTGTCAGGCTTTGCCGTGCTTGGCAAAGGAATTTTTCATCCTCACGACAACATAAATAGTGATAAaacattcattttgccatgcccTCCGAAGGGAAGCGCTCAGCCAAATAACAATTCCCATTCTTTTTAACCACGTATGTGAATACGCAATCCAACGCAACAATCATCCCAATCTGAGTAGTGCACTCTGACGTCCTCCCAAGGAATCCCTATCCTATCGGAATTAGATATTTGACTTGAGTTTTCTGATCACCGATCAGCGAAAAGAAGCCATAAAAAGGGAGAAGAAAAGCagagaaaagaacagagaggaagATGCTCGAGCCGCCTCATGGCGTGGTTCGAACGCGAAGATATTCCTGCCTTCCGCAGCCGTACACCTGTAGCCATCCCTCGACCAAACCGACGGCTCCGATCTCTCCACCTCTTCACAAAAGTCCTCTTCCACCGAGACGCGGGCCCTCACCATCTCCAACCCCACCGTCATCCTCAGCAAAGGCAGGTAGGTAGGTGTGGCCGGAGCACGTGCTGTCAGTGCTATAAATGCGCTGGAACCCTAGGATTCGGCGCGAGCTTATCACTTATCATCATCAGCgccccttcctccctccctcctcctcctcgcgcgtcCTGATCCATCATCCAGCCCAGGTGAATTCAGGGTATCGATTCAGTTCCGAATTTGGCCGAGCTTTCTTGATTTGGGAGCTTCGAAGCTTAATCTCGTTGCTCGTATTTGGTTTCTTGTTGTTAGCAGGTGATTAAGGTCGCCATGTCGGACTCCGAGGACCACCACTTCGAGTCCAAGGCCGATGCCGGGGCGTCCAAGACCTACCCTATGCAGGCCGGCGCCATCCGGAAGGGCGGCTTCCTCGTCATCAAGAACCGCCCCTGCAAGGTACGGATTTGCTTGCCTCGATCCCGGCTGgatggttgtgtgtgtgtgtgtgatcgcAATTCCGATGCTGCTCTTCATGGCCGCCGTACTATGTAGGAATACTGATGTTGCTATCTCCGGATGCTGCTATTTCTGTTTGAGAATGCTTGGGAGCTGTCGTCGGATGGTTCCGTTTCGTATCAGTGTGGATTGACTTGTTGACATATCGGTGGTGACCCCAGGGAAAAGGGTGGAGTTGTTATTTATAGGGGCGGGGAGCTATTTTGACCATGTTCGCCACTATCTGCCCTGCACTGTGCACGATTAATTAGGAGGGTCTTGAAACAGGGGAAGATGTACTATCCCCTTTCCTGTGATCCAAACAAAAATCATGTGATGGGATAACTTTTAAGAAACATGTTTTATTGTACAACCAAACTTGCTAACGTCCATTATTCCTGTAATCTTAATAATATTTTCCTAGTATTTTGCGGGGTAGAAATAGTTTGATAACCAAAACAAAAAAGGGATTTCCACTCAGGCTCTTTAAACTATATCTGTACAGTGGGTGATTTGGCTATTCCGTGTCAGAAAGTTAAGATTGTAATCGAAGTGTAAGGGGCACTGTCGACATGTTTGGATGGAATATGATGGAGATTTTAAGCTTCCTGCATGTGCATAGACCTAACTTCCGAAGGAAACAATACCTTTCTTTCTCAATCTATTGCCTTGACTTCTCCAAAGAAATCCTCGATCATAAATTTGGTCTGTTTCTTGTAATTTGTAAGGGACAATCAGTTAATTGACTCAAAAGCTAAAACTAATTTATCCATGTTTATCTAGCTTGTTGTGCCATGGTGATTGCTGTCCTTACCTTTTTAGTACATATTTCTTCACCTACTCCTGTGTGTATGTTTCCTGTGAGTTCTGACGTCTGTCATTGTGATCAGAATACACTTCAAGGCTTAAGCCTGAAAATATGTGGTGCTTCTTTGCCATTAATTTTCAAGTCTTTTATCTTATCTTGTTGTGCTAAATAAACTTGTGCTACAGGTGGTGGAGGTTTCTACCTCGAAGACAGGAAAGCACGGTCATGCTAAATGCCACTTTGTTGCCTTAGATATATTCAATGGTAAAAAGCTTGAGGACATTGTTCCTTCATCCCACAACTGTGATGTAAGTTTATTTTATCAATGTTTAATAAAGAACTTTGGTTGGTTCAGTTTTACAGATAACTCACTATTCTATATATTTTAGGTGCCACATGTGGACCGTACTGAGTATCAGCTGATTGACATATCAGAGGATGGATTTGTACGTTCTACTAATCAAGAAAATGTATTTTATTGTGCATAATTGTTGGCCTCGATACTTACTATATTATTTGTTTTAGGTGAGCCTTCTTACTGATAATGGTAGCACTAAGGATGATCTTAAACTCCCAACTGATGATGCTATCCTGACCCAGGTTTGGTTGACAAATCTTTAAgcatctttttcttatttttgCATGTGTTTATCCGTGATAAGGATGTGTCCTTACTCCTTACTCATTTGTTATGTTTGTTATGCTGTCTTCTTTGCTTGATAGGAGTTATATCACCCCTTATATTCTGAGATAGTTCTTTCTATACTCCAAAATATCCTGACTGGTGTTGATATTTCTGATCTTAGTTACcagttttatttggatttatttttaGCACAATACAAGTCACATCTATGATTGATATCTTCTGTGTTTTAGTATTTCTGAGTATCTCGATTTATTGATTTGATGTTTATATAGGTAGTAGGAACTTTTAGACACTGCACACTTCTGAAATAGCTGCAATAAGAACTAGAGGATATCTAGACATTTACTCTTCCCACCTCTCTGTTTATACTCTTTATTATCATCTGTTTTTCTTTCTTCTGGTCGTGAAAGGCAGACTTTTCACCATGACCCTACATTGTTGCAGTGTACATCTAAGCCAGTAACACTAAAATCTTGCAGCCAAGGCTGCTCTGGTTGTTGCTCTGTTTTTTGATGTGGTGCATGTTACATTTCTCTCTCTTCAGTATATGAATTATGAAGCGCATACATGAATAAAACTCCGATGTTTAGAAGTGTTCTTGCTATTTCCTTTCCACCTCTGTTGTGCTGCACACTTTACTTTCACTTCATCACTCATGCATCTCGTTCTGCTTGCCATCCATCTCCCTCGAAGCACGTCTGAATTTTTCTGTCAAATTGCACTGTAACCGTGATTACTTTTGCTGCTTTATCATTTATGCATTGCAAACACATACTTATATGCCTTAGACATTAGAGTGAATTCCATTTTTTACCTTGTAGTTGTACATTTGTGACACATATTACCCTATTTAGCAGAACTTTTATCGAAATGTCAGATTTTGGAGACTTTTAACACGGTTTTACCCCAGTTTTACATTTTGTCTGTTTATGGTCGATAGGATCGGCATGTTGCGTCATTGATTTGTAAAAAAAACTGTAAGGATCGGAGGGCATCATTGGCGATCTTATCCAAGCTTCTCTTGTCTATCTGTTCCACTCCTTGTGGCCGTCCACATGTTTTTGGATACAGGGCGTCACCTCACACCTTACCTGATGGACACGCATCAAAAAACAAGGGTCCAAAGATTTCAAAAGGGGTATTCTAGACGAATTTTCACTCGAAGGGGTAATTAGTGTCACAAATGTATAAATATGGGGTAAAAAGTGGAATTCACTCTAGACATTACTAGTAGTACAGTAGTACTGTACTTCTTATGAGGTATATGAATATCCAAATTGCTTACTGGGTAAAAATCTGCTTGTTAATTCAGCTCAAGGACGGATTTGCTGAGGGGAAGGATCTGGCGCTGACGGTCATGTCGGCCATGGGGGAGGAGCAGATCTGCGCAGTCAAGGACGTCGGCCCCAGGTAACTTCCTCGGATTGAGGTCCAAGATAAACGGAGGGATCCAGTATCTGTCAAATTTAAGCTAAAGAAAGACGAAGTATTAAAGGAGGAATGCTATCGAGTGAGACATTCACCTAAGCCGGAGTCAAGTGCAGTGATTGCTGGGTGTAGCATATCTGCTTACCACTACCTATCATCCGTGACATTTGGGACCCTTGCTTATGTATGTGCTTGGTGTCAATAATTGATTGATTTGGAATGGTGCAAATTGTATGCCAGAAAGCACGCCTGGCCATTATTATTGTGGATTCCATGATACTATAAGGGTCCTGTGTTCAGTTTCTCATCAAATCTAAAAAAAGTAGCAGTTACTACAGATTGAATCTAACCACTCTTTCCTTTAAAAAAAATAATCTAACCAACAAATTTGACGGCATTTTTTGTTTTGAAGTTTGTTCTATGAAAAACTGTTCATGTTTTCTTGGGCAACTTGCGAGTTTGGTGCCGGAGACGCGAGGGATAAGAAGCAGCACCGGGCACGCgcggaaaagaattctatgagaccaggtcttaTGTGAGACCCATCCTGATAGATGACACATGACAtttacaaatcacaaagcatctctcatcccccacttaaaatcagggggagagagattagatgctttgtgatttgtgaatgccacgtgtcatccatcagaacGGGTTTCACCTGCTAACCATgggacctggtctcatataatttttttccggcACACACGCCGCGGGCGTATGTTAGAGCAAGTTTAGCACAGCCGCTATAATCCTGGCCCGCAGAAAAAGTTTGAGGCGATGCCATAAATCCATACCGTAAATTAGACAATACTAGCAAATATGCTCGTGCATTGCAATGGAGAGAATTTTCTTTTACAAGCTAGCCAAATAAGTATGACTTAATAACCTGA
The window above is part of the Triticum aestivum cultivar Chinese Spring chromosome 2A, IWGSC CS RefSeq v2.1, whole genome shotgun sequence genome. Proteins encoded here:
- the LOC123188065 gene encoding eukaryotic translation initiation factor 5A-2 isoform X3; the encoded protein is MRWNPRIRRELITYHHQRPFLPPSSSSRVLIHHPAQQVIKVAMSDSEDHHFESKADAGASKTYPMQAGAIRKGGFLVIKNRPCKVVEVSTSKTGKHGHAKCHFVALDIFNGKKLEDIVPSSHNCDVPHVDRTEYQLIDISEDGFVSLLTDNGSTKDDLKLPTDDAILTQLKDGFAEGKDLALTVMSAMGEEQICAVKDVGPR
- the LOC123188065 gene encoding eukaryotic translation initiation factor 5A isoform X1, which produces MRWNPRIRRELITYHHQRPFLPPSSSSRVLIHHPAQQVIKVAMSDSEDHHFESKADAGASKTYPMQAGAIRKGGFLVIKNRPCKVVEVSTSKTGKHGHAKCHFVALDIFNGKKLEDIVPSSHNCDVPHVDRTEYQLIDISEDGFVSLLTDNGSTKDDLKLPTDDAILTQDRHVASLICKKNCKDRRASLAILSKLLLSICSTPCGRPHVFGYRASPHTLPDGHASKNKGPKISKGVF
- the LOC123188065 gene encoding eukaryotic translation initiation factor 5A isoform X5, with the protein product MSDSEDHHFESKADAGASKTYPMQAGAIRKGGFLVIKNRPCKVVEVSTSKTGKHGHAKCHFVALDIFNGKKLEDIVPSSHNCDVPHVDRTEYQLIDISEDGFVSLLTDNGSTKDDLKLPTDDAILTQDRHVASLICKKNCKDRRASLAILSKLLLSICSTPCGRPHVFGYRASPHTLPDGHASKNKGPKISKGVF
- the LOC123188065 gene encoding eukaryotic translation initiation factor 5A-2 isoform X4, whose product is MRWNPRIRRELITYHHQRPFLPPSSSSRVLIHHPAQVIKVAMSDSEDHHFESKADAGASKTYPMQAGAIRKGGFLVIKNRPCKVVEVSTSKTGKHGHAKCHFVALDIFNGKKLEDIVPSSHNCDVPHVDRTEYQLIDISEDGFVSLLTDNGSTKDDLKLPTDDAILTQLKDGFAEGKDLALTVMSAMGEEQICAVKDVGPR
- the LOC123188065 gene encoding eukaryotic translation initiation factor 5A isoform X2; this translates as MRWNPRIRRELITYHHQRPFLPPSSSSRVLIHHPAQVIKVAMSDSEDHHFESKADAGASKTYPMQAGAIRKGGFLVIKNRPCKVVEVSTSKTGKHGHAKCHFVALDIFNGKKLEDIVPSSHNCDVPHVDRTEYQLIDISEDGFVSLLTDNGSTKDDLKLPTDDAILTQDRHVASLICKKNCKDRRASLAILSKLLLSICSTPCGRPHVFGYRASPHTLPDGHASKNKGPKISKGVF
- the LOC123188065 gene encoding eukaryotic translation initiation factor 5A-2 isoform X6; this translates as MSDSEDHHFESKADAGASKTYPMQAGAIRKGGFLVIKNRPCKVVEVSTSKTGKHGHAKCHFVALDIFNGKKLEDIVPSSHNCDVPHVDRTEYQLIDISEDGFVSLLTDNGSTKDDLKLPTDDAILTQLKDGFAEGKDLALTVMSAMGEEQICAVKDVGPR